The nucleotide window tatactCCACCCTCTACTTTGCCTTGATTTACTGGTTTCTTCAGCTTCATCACTTGTTGTCTTAaatgctgttgctgctgtttttcaggGATGCTGCTTCACTGGTTATGGGCGTGACCAGACGGTTCTCCACGCAGTTTGAGCTGGAGGAGGTAATTTACTCACATTTtatctgtaaatgttgaataaatgCCACACCTCGAAACCGAGTTTTATTCTGATTATCTGTTTTTGCGTTTGCATGAGTAACCCAAAACACCCTGATACCTAATCAATCACAAATCTGCCCCATCATGACCAGTCCGGTTTAAGATAAAGTTtggcaattatttatttatttcgtTGACTCTTGAGCCCTGACCCTGAATTGAATGAGgtgtcaagtttatttgtgtttctccaGATGTTTCCTCATATTACTTGATCATGTGTCAAAGGTCACTTATCAAAAACCATGTTATACAAACTGTGGCGATAATGCGAGTCTAGTGGTCAAAGTTTGGCTTTTCTGCGGTttgttcttgtaaaaaaaaaaaatctgtttcttttaaactaaGTAGgtcatataaatatattataactCTCAACTCTTCATTTCTCTCCTGAATTATTTGTGAGTGGTTCATAATTTTCAGCATCTGAAATCACATTTCATTAtcattattctgcttttttagcttatttgaattatttgaacttttgaacgagttttctttgtgtttaaccCGTAAGTAGCAAACACTTACCTACACCTTTTTGCATTATTCACTAATTTTCACCTGAGAATGGATGATTATGCCATAGTTTTATGTGAAACATTGTGTAGTATAATCTAgaacttttatttaatctatttgTTCCACACAATGGCTAACACTCAACCATCTTTtgttaaatatgttaataatGCTTTCACAAGTCGTTTTAATAAATctcattttataataaattaaagcttttaatgattttggagctatgttttctatttcaatcttctaaaaatgtgaatttatttttctattttcacaaATCACTTCCTTggttttgttaatttatgtcCTATTTTgataagacttaaaaaaaataaattatttgacatCACCCAGCTATTTATCTAATTAGTAACTTTTATCTTTAAGATTTGTGTATTATGTTTAGCTAACAAGAGTCCGGAAAAGGAATTTGGCCATTACAGTAAAATCATATCATATGCACACATCTTTTATGCTTTCTACAAATCTCTGAAATcttttggaaaatatgtttgcaaaaGATTACAGTATTTCCTAATGATTATGAGTAGTTTCAATGAAGGTGAGGGCTCTTTCTGTCGGCTTTAGCTtccacatttttgtgtttttaatcacatcAATTTGTGTCTCCAGCTGATTCGCTTCAAGGACAACACAGAGATGAACGGCGCTTACAGAGCCACACTTCAGGCCATCGAGCAGACCCAAGTCAACATCCAGTGGGTCCAGGAGAACCACGACACGGTCCTGGAGTGGTTTGAAAGAGAGACTGCCCATCTAGAATAAGCAAAGCTTCCGATGTTTTGCGGCCCATCGGATCAGTGGTTAAGCCGATTTTCAGGCGACTCTAGTAAATCTAAATAGAGATGAAGTTAAAGGATTTTACACACTTCTGTTGATCAGACAGAAGTGGCGTGATGTGTGTAGCACAGACAACAAGAGAGGTTTGCTCTTGTTTGTGTAAATAACAATGAACATTATTTATAGTGTACTCAATGCAAATAGTTAAAACATAGATTTTATTCCCCTTTATGAATTGTTCGTTTCCGGCTGGAACGTAAATCTATTGGTAAAGATGTTCTTATATGAGATTACTTGTGAGTGTTGCTGCTgatttatataaatatgaatttacttttttttattttacggaCTGACAGTTAGATAGTTATTTTACTGTCCCAATACACAATtttagttaaagaaaaaaaaagaaaaaaatcctcaaattaACTGGTCtccatgctgctgctggttcccAAACACTCACAAACATCCAGAATAACACATGAGAGTCTGCTTGAGCATGAATGTTGAAATCAAAGAATCCAATTACTGTTACTGCAttcatttttgctgaaattgttatttttaataataaaacatcaacagCAAGCCCTTTCATTTGGTCTGTGTTATTTTGGTTTTAGCAACAGGAAATGCCACGCTGACCGAGTCTGAACTGAGATTAGATGTAATCAGACACAACTTGTTTTAATtaccagtttgtttttcaaaggatTCCTTCATTGCACAGCAAGCATGTAACCATGTAGAAGTATTTATCTGGGCTCTCAAAAGtaaagtgaacaaacagcacagTGATAATTAACTCTTCATCGCTTTTAGCATTAATTTATgtcagaaggtttttgtttacTGAATCATTTAGGAATAAAAAGATTCCTAAACTCCAGAAATGACCCTGTGTTGTGtctacaaattaaaaacaacagtatAGAACTTTAAATTGGCTATTTTGGCACTTTGTTAGCAGCGCCTTTATAAAGACATATTCCTGTGGTTGAccagttttaaaaaactgaaaacagaatttACGCTTCAACAAGCTGACTCGCAATCAAACTTTATTGGTATCATGcttaagagataaaaacaaagtaataaagTATAAGGAAATGTGGTGCATGCTGTATTTTTTCAGATATAAAAATCTTAAGAAGTGTTTTACTCCAGCgcctctaaataaaaacagcagaagaaccTGGCTTCTTGTTggcgtcttcacaggtttgttagaaaacaaaagtgaacTAGTAAAAGGAGGGAGAAAGTTATGGAGaggtttaaagcagagttaggttAAACAGCAAAATCCCAAGCTTTCAACGTGTCAGAACTGTTCAATCCAGCATCTGCTAATGGAATgagtaaaatgttcaaaaaaacTGAGAGAGTAACTCTGAACATCAGAGATGTCCTGTGCCAGTTGGAAAAGTGTaactttcttttgttgtagATACTTAGTTTAGGTCTTAAACAGATTTGTTGTTTCTCAACTTAtcaattaacctttttttttttatcataatatgCAGTCGCGGTTCAAATACTTTAGGGAAAATGAGGAAAGAAGCAGTCAAATGTTACAGAAAGTGTTTAATCCATATTCAGaaacaacttaaaaagaaaCCATATAAACGTAAACGGGGCTGTTTGTGATGAAGGGTTTTGAATGACCTTCAAGGTTTTGAGAAAATCTGGCTGCTTGGAAAGAGACTTCCAACTTTTTCCTAATACGGAATAAATTTGGGAAAGAAATCTTGTCTTATGTGCCTGAGCTTCATTTTCAGACAAGTgaggtaaaaacaacaagaactcAAAGAGCTCTGttctgagaaagaaacaaaacaagtgatCAGGAAAATAACTATGTAACAGTGATTAATGACTCTATTCAGGGTGTGTGgtagtcaattttttttaaataaatgaggCCATTTAATtcaaaagatgaaacaaaaatatactttttgttatattatatactttatttttaattttttttaaaaagcactgcAGTTGCAATCTTCAGAGTTGATGCAGGATGAAAACCGTTTAACCCTGAAGACTGGATCAGAACCCAGGATGGAGCAGGACCTTGTCTTCAATCATCCTGAAGAGAAATGCAGGTCAGCGTATGAGCAATAAATCCAGTCACATGCAGAACTCCTGTTAGAGAAATATCAACTAGGCAAATATGATTGTCTATTTGCATGTAGAAATATACACAATAGATTACTACTGTGGCAGCTGCCCTCTTcctctttaaacatttatttaccaaaGTCATAAGTCATTAAGTGAGGCTCAAGTCACGAGTGAAGTGCTTGTCTTGCTAAGCGTTAAAATTCATATTCcattttcctgtcaattaatcacagaaatatgtcatacaagtatttttttttttatctatttaaaattgtttattatttcttacaccaaaatgtgattaaaagttcaaaaataatgaatcatatttaataaaatcataaacaaaactaaaacaacaaacaaaaatttaattcaacaaaTAGTAATTAGATGTGGTTCCGACCCATTCGTCCTCCTCGGCTCCCTCCCCTGCTGCTTCAGGCCTCTGAGAGCTGCTGCCATCTGTTTTGTTGGCCATTATCTTGTCGGTCCACGAGGCGCCGGCCTTTTCATCTCCAGCAAAGTTGCATTTGGTCACCGTCCCGCTGTCCACTTTGGCTAAAGAGACTGCGAGATAAGAAAGTCAAGAACGGGATCCACGCTGCACGTGACGTACAGCAGAGGTTCAAAAAGCAACCGAACCAATTATTTGAAATCTTGATCATTACGTCTTAGGTTTTAGGCTTGTTATGTGGTAAAAACCAGTACAACCAACTAAATAATTAAAGCACACTGACAGATAAAAGGACTGTTTCCTCTGGTCTTCAGTCGGACCTCCTGTCCCGTTTCCAACTCTGTTTTGTCCATCTCTGACTCTGGGTACCAAAAGGCCCAGCTCCCAGCAGGTCGGAGTTTGTCTGTGATTTTAACCAACTCAGTTTTGTTGATCATCTGCGACAGTTGATCCTCAGTCAGAAGGTCGG belongs to Gambusia affinis linkage group LG08, SWU_Gaff_1.0, whole genome shotgun sequence and includes:
- the arpin gene encoding arpin isoform X1 codes for the protein MSRIYNNTSLQNKPVHNESFDRVWCPSSYESGPGVLLEGKLMDVSRHSVSDIDGQKVRFYVLYIKPGRIHQRKFEVSGKEVEPNFSNTRKVNTGFLMSSYKVEAKGESDLLTEDQLSQMINKTELVKITDKLRPAGSWAFWYPESEMDKTELETGQEVRLKTRGNSPFIFSLAKVDSGTVTKCNFAGDEKAGASWTDKIMANKTDGSSSQRPEAAGEGAEEDEWDD
- the arpin gene encoding arpin isoform X2, which codes for MDVSRHSVSDIDGQKVRFYVLYIKPGRIHQRKFEVSGKEVEPNFSNTRKVNTGFLMSSYKVEAKGESDLLTEDQLSQMINKTELVKITDKLRPAGSWAFWYPESEMDKTELETGQEVRLKTRGNSPFIFSLAKVDSGTVTKCNFAGDEKAGASWTDKIMANKTDGSSSQRPEAAGEGAEEDEWDD